A stretch of the Tardiphaga sp. 709 genome encodes the following:
- a CDS encoding biotin--[acetyl-CoA-carboxylase] ligase: MVFSLGPRALAAGTKLAAFDTTGSTNTEAMDRARAGERGPMWFVTTEQTAGRGRRHRPWVAPRGNLASSVLEVLDVTPSVAATLGFAAGVAVEKALRQISVEAAMRAPQSAANDYRLKWPNDVLAGGHKLVGMNLEAEAAPNGQLAVVVGIGTNVVAAPDNMPYPVACLHAIGVSASAEDLFAALSDTWQEMRGIWDSGRGFAEIRRQWLERAAGIGQPVSVDNGVQTISGIFDTIDEAGCMIVATADRRRIPITAGDVHFGSAASTRTASK; encoded by the coding sequence ATGGTATTTTCGCTCGGTCCCCGAGCCCTCGCGGCGGGCACGAAGCTCGCCGCATTCGACACAACCGGTTCGACCAATACGGAAGCCATGGACCGCGCGCGCGCAGGCGAGCGCGGTCCGATGTGGTTTGTCACAACGGAACAGACCGCGGGACGTGGGCGGCGGCATCGGCCGTGGGTCGCTCCCCGCGGGAACCTCGCCAGTTCGGTGCTGGAAGTTCTTGATGTGACGCCCTCAGTTGCGGCGACGCTGGGCTTCGCCGCTGGCGTCGCCGTTGAGAAGGCGCTCCGACAGATCAGCGTCGAAGCCGCGATGCGGGCGCCGCAGTCGGCCGCGAATGATTATCGGCTGAAATGGCCGAACGACGTTCTGGCAGGCGGGCACAAGCTGGTCGGAATGAATCTGGAGGCGGAGGCAGCGCCGAACGGCCAGCTTGCTGTTGTCGTCGGCATCGGCACCAATGTGGTGGCGGCCCCCGACAATATGCCTTATCCGGTTGCTTGCCTGCATGCGATAGGCGTCAGCGCCAGCGCCGAAGACCTGTTTGCGGCGCTTTCGGACACCTGGCAGGAGATGCGCGGCATCTGGGATTCCGGACGCGGGTTTGCCGAGATCCGGCGACAGTGGCTGGAACGCGCAGCAGGGATCGGTCAGCCGGTGTCCGTGGACAACGGGGTACAGACGATTTCGGGAATTTTCGACACCATTGATGAGGCCGGTTGTATGATTGTCGCGACAGCGGATCGCCGGCGAATCCCTATTACCGCCGGCGACGTTCATTTCGGATCGGCCGCGTCGACAAGGACAGCAAGCAAATGA
- the nuoN gene encoding NADH-quinone oxidoreductase subunit NuoN, with amino-acid sequence MTITTAGYSLLPVLPELMLAVGAMVLLMIGAFNGPKITGLVTTLAVCLLVVVGAAEIMLPAGKHATFGGSFIVDDYARFLKVLAIIASAVTLILSREFLADQSRRIFEYAILVLLSTLGMMVLISAGDLIMLYLGLELMSLSLYVVAASNRDNAKSTEAGLKYFVLGALSSGMLLYGASMIYGFTGTVSFAGIAAEAKTGNIGLVFGLVFLLAGLCFKVSAVPFHMWTPDVYEGAPTPVTAFFASAPKVAALAVFTRVTLTAFPGIVVQWQQVVVFVSLASMVLGSFAAIGQTNIKRLMAYSSIGHMGFALVGLAAGTQEGAQGVLVYIAIYVAMTLGTFAIILTMKRNGQPVETIKDFAGLSRTNPIIAFFFAMFLFSLAGVPPLAGFFGKFYVFMAAIKSGLFVLAVVGVLASVVGAFYYLSIVKLMYFDEPVGKLDPMRVELRTVLAVAGLFNVLFFVYPAPLVSAAAFAAKSLF; translated from the coding sequence ATGACGATTACGACCGCCGGATATTCCCTGCTGCCCGTACTGCCGGAGCTGATGCTCGCGGTTGGCGCCATGGTGCTGCTGATGATCGGTGCCTTCAACGGACCGAAGATCACGGGCCTGGTCACGACGCTCGCCGTCTGTCTGCTGGTGGTGGTCGGCGCGGCTGAAATCATGCTGCCCGCCGGCAAGCATGCTACCTTCGGCGGGAGCTTCATCGTCGACGACTATGCGCGCTTCCTGAAGGTGCTGGCGATCATCGCGTCGGCTGTGACGCTGATCCTGTCGCGTGAATTTCTCGCGGACCAGTCCCGTCGCATTTTCGAATACGCCATCCTGGTGCTGCTCTCGACGCTCGGCATGATGGTGCTGATCTCGGCCGGCGACCTGATCATGCTCTATCTCGGCCTCGAACTGATGAGCCTTTCGCTCTATGTCGTCGCAGCCTCAAACCGCGACAATGCGAAGTCCACCGAAGCCGGTTTGAAGTATTTTGTGCTGGGCGCGCTGTCGTCCGGCATGCTGCTGTACGGCGCTTCCATGATCTACGGCTTCACCGGCACGGTGTCCTTCGCCGGCATCGCCGCCGAAGCCAAGACCGGCAATATCGGCCTGGTGTTCGGCCTGGTGTTTCTGCTTGCCGGCCTCTGTTTCAAGGTTTCGGCCGTGCCGTTCCACATGTGGACGCCCGATGTCTACGAGGGCGCACCGACGCCCGTCACAGCCTTCTTCGCCTCGGCCCCGAAGGTTGCGGCGCTTGCCGTGTTCACCCGCGTCACGCTGACGGCGTTCCCGGGTATTGTCGTGCAATGGCAGCAGGTCGTGGTGTTCGTGTCGCTTGCCTCGATGGTACTTGGCTCGTTCGCCGCCATCGGCCAGACCAACATCAAGCGCCTGATGGCCTATTCGTCGATCGGCCACATGGGCTTCGCGCTGGTCGGCCTTGCCGCCGGCACGCAGGAGGGTGCGCAGGGCGTGCTGGTCTATATCGCGATCTATGTCGCGATGACCCTCGGCACCTTCGCCATCATCCTGACCATGAAGCGCAATGGCCAGCCCGTTGAGACGATCAAGGATTTCGCTGGCCTGTCGCGCACCAATCCGATCATCGCCTTCTTCTTCGCGATGTTCCTGTTCTCGCTGGCAGGCGTGCCGCCGCTGGCCGGCTTCTTCGGCAAGTTCTACGTCTTCATGGCGGCCATCAAGTCGGGCCTGTTCGTACTGGCCGTGGTCGGTGTGTTGGCCAGCGTGGTGGGCGCGTTCTACTACCTGTCCATCGTGAAGCTCATGTATTTCGACGAGCCGGTCGGGAAGCTCGATCCGATGCGCGTTGAACTGCGCACGGTGCTGGCTGTGGCGGGTCTCTTCAACGTGTTGTTCTTCGTCTATCCGGCGCCTCTGGTCAGCGCGGCGGCATTCGCAGCGAAGTCGCTGTTCTAG
- a CDS encoding NADH-quinone oxidoreductase subunit M, which yields MTWPILSVVTFLPIVGAILIYLSRGDDEAAQGNARWIALWTTLITFAVSLILVMRFDPSNGDFQFVEKAPWLAATINYHMGVDGISLPFVILTTALMPFCILCSWKSVTKRVREYMIAFLFLETLMIGTFSALDLVLFYLFFEGGLIPMFLIIGIWGGPRRVYASFKFFLYTFLGSVLMLLAIMALYWNAGTTDIPTLMHTAVPRSLQTWAWLAFFASFAVKMPMWPVHTWLPDAHVEAPTAGSVVLAAIMLKMGGYGFLRFSLPMFPDASLYFAPMVWTLSVIAIVYTSLVALMQEDIKKLIAYSSVAHMGYVTMGIFAGTTQGVSGAVFQMVSHGIVSGALFLCVGVVYDRLHTREIAAYGGLVNRMPIYAALFMVFTMANVGLPGTSGFVGEFLTLIGTFKVSIPTATFASIGVILSAAYALWLYRKVVFGELTKPALQGIKDITFREGLVLVPLVILTILFGVYPKPVLDMSAASIQLLVNNYAAATSAVKAAALLQ from the coding sequence ATGACATGGCCGATTCTTTCGGTCGTCACCTTCCTGCCGATTGTCGGCGCGATCCTGATCTATCTCAGCCGCGGCGATGACGAGGCTGCGCAGGGCAATGCCCGCTGGATCGCGCTCTGGACCACGCTGATCACTTTTGCGGTCTCGCTGATCCTGGTGATGCGCTTCGATCCGTCGAACGGCGACTTCCAGTTCGTCGAAAAGGCGCCGTGGCTGGCCGCAACCATCAACTACCACATGGGTGTGGACGGCATTTCGCTGCCCTTCGTGATCCTGACCACGGCCCTGATGCCGTTCTGCATTCTGTGCAGCTGGAAGTCGGTCACCAAGCGCGTTCGCGAATACATGATCGCGTTCCTGTTCCTGGAAACGCTGATGATCGGCACCTTCTCGGCGCTGGATCTGGTGCTGTTCTATCTGTTCTTCGAAGGCGGCCTGATCCCGATGTTTCTGATCATCGGCATCTGGGGCGGCCCGCGCCGCGTCTACGCCTCGTTCAAGTTCTTCCTCTACACGTTCCTCGGCTCGGTGCTGATGCTGCTGGCCATCATGGCGCTGTACTGGAATGCGGGTACGACCGACATCCCGACGCTGATGCACACGGCCGTGCCGCGCAGCCTGCAGACATGGGCGTGGCTGGCATTCTTCGCATCCTTCGCGGTCAAGATGCCGATGTGGCCAGTGCACACCTGGCTGCCTGACGCACACGTGGAAGCGCCGACGGCGGGTTCGGTCGTGCTGGCCGCGATCATGCTGAAGATGGGCGGTTACGGCTTCCTGCGCTTCTCGCTGCCGATGTTCCCGGATGCCTCCCTCTATTTCGCGCCGATGGTCTGGACGCTCTCCGTGATCGCGATCGTCTACACGTCGCTGGTCGCGCTGATGCAGGAAGACATCAAGAAGCTGATCGCCTACTCGTCGGTCGCGCATATGGGCTATGTGACCATGGGCATCTTCGCCGGCACGACGCAGGGCGTCTCGGGCGCGGTGTTCCAGATGGTGTCGCACGGCATCGTGTCGGGCGCGCTGTTCCTCTGCGTCGGCGTCGTCTACGACCGGCTGCATACCCGTGAGATCGCGGCCTATGGCGGCCTCGTCAATCGGATGCCGATCTATGCGGCGCTGTTCATGGTGTTCACCATGGCCAATGTCGGTCTGCCCGGCACCTCCGGCTTCGTCGGTGAATTCCTGACGCTGATCGGCACCTTCAAGGTTTCGATCCCGACGGCGACATTCGCCAGCATCGGCGTGATCCTGTCGGCGGCCTATGCACTATGGCTGTACCGCAAGGTCGTGTTCGGTGAACTGACCAAGCCTGCGCTGCAGGGGATCAAGGACATCACGTTCCGGGAAGGCTTGGTGCTGGTGCCGCTGGTCATTCTCACCATTCTGTTCGGAGTCTATCCGAAGCCGGTGCTCGACATGTCGGCGGCTTCGATCCAGCTCCTCGTTAACAATTACGCTGCTGCAACGTCTGCCGTGAAGGCAGCCGCGCTGCTGCAATGA
- the nuoL gene encoding NADH-quinone oxidoreductase subunit L — MIQALVFLPLIGALIAGFIAILGAHGRNPSGDEMDHAHDDHGHGDASAHAHAAHGHDDHGHDDHDDHHHVAEPAALGSRAAELITAGLLVVSAVLSWMTFVDVAFMHHDARIVLLNWINSGDLQLSWTLRVDTLTAVMLVVVTTVSSLVHIYSLGYMEDDPNRPRFMAYLSLFTFMMLMLVTADNLLQLFFGWEGVGLASYLLIGFWFKKPSANAAAIEAFVVNRVGDFGFLLGIFALFMLVGSTDLDTIFASAPGLTGKTINFFGWHADALTLTCLLLFVGAMGKSAQFLLHTWLPDAMEGPTPVSALIHAATMVTAGVFMVARMSPLFELAPNAQAVVMLVGATTAFFAATIGLVQNDIKRIVAYSTCSQLGYMFVALGTGAYSVAMFHLFTHAFFKALLFLGSGSVIYAMHHEQDIRKMGGLWNKIPFTYAMMTIGTLALTGFPFTAGYFSKDAIIEAAYASHTQFAFYGFLMTVVAALLTSFYSWRLVFKTFHGVPHDQKHYDAAHEAPLWMLVPLAVLGIGSFAAGFPFKELFAGHHVGEFFRESLKMNPHIIEEMHHIPGWVPYVPTVMMVLGFLISYLFYVRKPYLPVELANQHPLLYKFLLNKWYFDELYEIIFVRPAKWIGHFLWKKGDGMIIDGLGPDGVSSRVLDITRGAVKLQTGYLYHYAFAMLIGVAGLITWFIFGLGGQ, encoded by the coding sequence ATGATCCAGGCTCTTGTATTCCTGCCGCTGATCGGCGCGCTGATCGCAGGCTTCATCGCCATTCTGGGTGCGCATGGGCGTAACCCGAGCGGCGACGAGATGGACCATGCGCATGACGATCACGGTCACGGCGATGCCAGCGCGCATGCACATGCTGCGCATGGGCATGACGATCATGGTCACGATGATCACGACGACCATCACCACGTTGCCGAGCCGGCCGCGCTCGGCTCGCGTGCGGCCGAGCTGATCACCGCCGGTCTTCTGGTGGTGTCGGCGGTGCTGTCCTGGATGACCTTCGTCGATGTCGCCTTCATGCATCACGATGCCCGTATCGTGCTGCTGAACTGGATCAATTCAGGCGATCTGCAGCTGTCCTGGACGCTCCGCGTCGATACGCTGACCGCCGTGATGCTCGTCGTCGTCACCACGGTGTCGTCGCTCGTGCACATCTATTCGCTCGGCTATATGGAAGACGATCCGAACCGGCCGCGCTTCATGGCGTATCTGTCGCTGTTCACTTTCATGATGCTGATGCTGGTGACCGCGGATAACCTGCTGCAGCTGTTCTTCGGCTGGGAAGGCGTGGGTCTGGCCAGTTACCTGCTGATCGGTTTCTGGTTCAAGAAGCCCTCGGCCAATGCGGCGGCGATCGAGGCCTTCGTGGTCAACCGCGTCGGCGACTTCGGCTTCCTGCTCGGCATCTTCGCGCTATTCATGCTGGTTGGCTCGACCGATCTCGACACGATCTTCGCCAGCGCGCCCGGCCTGACCGGCAAGACGATCAACTTCTTCGGCTGGCACGCCGATGCGCTGACACTGACCTGTCTGCTGCTGTTCGTCGGCGCGATGGGCAAGTCGGCCCAGTTCCTGCTGCACACCTGGTTGCCGGACGCGATGGAAGGCCCGACGCCTGTGTCGGCGCTGATCCACGCGGCGACCATGGTCACCGCGGGCGTGTTCATGGTGGCGCGTATGTCACCGCTGTTCGAGCTCGCGCCGAATGCGCAGGCCGTCGTGATGCTGGTCGGCGCGACCACTGCATTCTTCGCCGCGACCATCGGTCTGGTGCAGAACGACATCAAGCGTATCGTCGCTTACTCGACCTGTTCGCAGCTCGGCTACATGTTCGTGGCGCTGGGGACGGGGGCTTACTCGGTCGCCATGTTCCACCTGTTCACGCACGCCTTCTTCAAGGCGCTGCTGTTCCTGGGCTCGGGCTCGGTGATCTACGCGATGCATCACGAGCAGGACATCCGCAAGATGGGTGGCCTGTGGAACAAGATCCCGTTCACTTATGCGATGATGACCATCGGTACGCTGGCGCTGACCGGCTTCCCGTTCACGGCCGGCTACTTCTCGAAGGACGCGATCATCGAAGCGGCTTACGCCTCGCACACCCAGTTCGCCTTCTACGGCTTCCTGATGACCGTGGTCGCGGCCTTGCTGACCTCGTTCTATTCGTGGCGTCTGGTGTTCAAGACGTTCCATGGCGTGCCGCATGACCAGAAACATTACGATGCAGCACATGAAGCGCCGCTGTGGATGCTGGTCCCGCTGGCCGTGCTGGGCATCGGATCGTTCGCCGCAGGCTTCCCGTTCAAGGAGCTCTTTGCTGGTCATCACGTCGGCGAGTTCTTCCGGGAATCGCTGAAGATGAACCCGCATATCATCGAGGAGATGCATCACATCCCGGGCTGGGTGCCCTATGTGCCGACCGTGATGATGGTGCTCGGTTTCCTGATTTCGTATCTGTTCTATGTTCGCAAGCCGTATTTGCCTGTCGAGCTCGCGAACCAGCATCCGCTGCTCTACAAGTTCCTGCTCAACAAGTGGTACTTCGACGAGCTTTACGAGATCATCTTCGTTCGCCCGGCCAAGTGGATCGGCCACTTCCTCTGGAAGAAGGGCGACGGCATGATCATCGACGGCCTCGGGCCTGATGGTGTCTCGTCCCGCGTGCTCGATATCACGCGCGGTGCGGTGAAGCTGCAGACCGGTTACCTCTATCACTATGCCTTCGCGATGCTGATCGGCGTCGCCGGGTTGATCACCTGGTTTATCTTCGGCCTGGGGGGCCAGTAA